Part of the Spea bombifrons isolate aSpeBom1 chromosome 3, aSpeBom1.2.pri, whole genome shotgun sequence genome, GACACATTTTTTCTACTCTGCAATCTTGTGGTGTGGTGAAAATGTCATTAGGATGTAAGCCCCAAAAGGTAGACCGGCATTAACATACAGGCAACCCTGGGCAGGGCACCTAGATGGTAGGGGCACCTCTGCCAAGATGTCTGTTGGATTAGTAAGGCGGTATACACGAGGAGGCTCCAAAACCAGAGTTAGCCACAATTGACTCAATGACCTGACTAAACTTTAATTGATCTTAATGgtgtaaaaccaaataaacacactggacaagtaaagcaaaaacaaaaccttataGCAAGGGTGTTTAACCCTCTCAATGCTGACCCAGTGACTTTGTTAAGTTCTGTGAATAATAGACTTAGAATTATAAGAGGCAAATGAGCCCAATTTCCGAGTTGCTGAGATCCTTGCATACTGTTAAGGGATTTCTGCCAAAGCAATAATTGGGCATTCAGTACTGTTCTGGGATCTCCACCAACTTAAATTAGAAACATGTGTCTGTCATTTTACACTTTAGATACCTCAGGTCTCTTTCTACAGTCCCTTTGGTCTAACTGCTGGTAAAGAGGTTTGGCTGCTCTCAAAGCAAACCCTTGTGGTTTCATTACGTGATATGGTCCTTACATGCATTTTGGCTCATaccctttattatcttttagtcAAGGACTGAATTGTGCCGCACAGATTTTTCTGACTACAACCAGATTTTATGGCTTAAAggatatgtaatttaatgtatatatatatagagagagagagagagaaagagagagataaatatatatatatatatatatatatatatatatatatatatatatatagtttaataagcTTCTCATAACCGTTATGTCAGTTCATCTTTATAAAAAGCAAGGTGCCCCTCCCCCGTAGGTGCTGGCATGTGCCCTGCTCTCCCTGTCATGACAGCAGtgctattgtgacatcatcagagcATAATAACCTCACACTGGGCGTGGAGCTTCAGTACTAGAGGAGACAGCAAGCTACTTGTAGTGACTGAACCTCCAGTAGTGCAAAGGATTAGTAAAGAGACtgacttttatttattcattttgacCCATTTCTCCTCCTGCTTTTGTGATCGCTGAGTGAGGCAAGTCAGGGCAGATATTGTCGCAAAAACAACTGACGAGATGGGGACAACACTAGGCCCCTGGGAATGGATGTGTACctgctgcaaaaccacatgTGGCCTATGCCGGCGTGCCTGCCCCTGCGCCTGTTCCTGCAACTGTCCTTGCTCCTGCAAGTGCCCCTGCAAGCGCAAGTGCCCCTGCGACTGCCCCTGCGACTGCCCGCGGGACTGCGACTGCCCTCGCGACTGCCCCTGTGACTGCTCCCGCGATTGCTTGTCAAACCTGTGCCCTGAAGAAGTGAAGGTCGAGGAAGTGAGCGCCGAGGATTACATTGACGAGGACAAAAAGGAGGTGAGAGCCCAACTCCGAGAGGACAACGCGGTGAAATCTTCTCTGAGGAGCTGTGGCGCCTTCACCTTTGGGTTGATTCTCACCGCCATGTATGCGGCCATCGTCCTCTTTGTGAAGAACTATAGCCTGAAGTACTGCATCGTGTCCTCAGTGGTCATCTGCATCCTCCTCACCCTCGGCATGGCCTTCTTCATGAAGATGCGGGTCACAGTGTTCCTTATGCTGCCCCAGCTCTTCTCAATTGAGGGCAAGACCATCGTGCTCCTGGTCGCCTTCTCGCTGGCCTTACAGGGACCTGCAGCCAACACCTTGgagaatttccggcgctcatctgAGTCCGTGTCCTGCGGCGTGGAACTGGCCATGAACCAGACCAAGGAGCtcctggaaaaagttaaaaggccgttAGTGAGTGCGCTGGATATTCTGAGGAACATCGGCCAGAGGCTGAAAGGAGTGGCCGATCGGGCCAGAAAGTTCTTCAAGACGGTGACAGACGGAGTGAAGCACATCGGACGCGTCCTGCGGAATGTGTGGCGTTTTATCGCCAATATCGGGGAGGTCTGTAACGAGGAACTGGAAGTTCCCTATCTAAAGTGCAGGAAAATATTTGACACGGCACGGAATCAGTGCTTCCAGGTGATGCCATTCTTGTCATTCCTGTGCTACATTGTGGACGCCTTCAAACCGCTGTGTGGACTGGCTAAAACCGCTACAATCCTATGCCTCCTGCCAAAGTATCTCCAGAAATATGTCCGAAAGCATGTGAAAAACCCCATCATCAACATGCTCCGCAACATCAAGGACAAGTTTGAGTTTAACGTGACGGTTATTCACGACTTCGACATAAACCTGAACTCCAGCAAGAGCATCAAGCAGGTGGCAGTCGGCATCATGAGCGAAGTGCAGAGCACACTGAACCCCTATCTGGATGTGCTCAGCATGTTCAGCTATTCAATGACATTTGTTTGCCTCTTCATCTACATCATGGCCGCTCGGTACCAGCGCAAGTACCTCTATGAAGATAACCACGACAATATCTACATAACGCGGTCCTTCATAGAGCTGGACGTGATGAGAGCCAAGCAAGGGCGCagaaccctcctgcccctttcCGCCAGAGAGGCCTACAACTTCATCCTGCCAGGTTCGCTTTACCTGACCAAACGTGAGAGGAAGGGATATTCTTTTGACATCATCAACGTCTTCCGAAATGTTCTGGTGGTCGCATTTATGATGGTGATGGACTTCATCATCTACTGGGTGCTGGACATGGTGTATTACCTGCTGCAAGCGGACGTGGTTGCCAGAGCTCCGGTGACGTTCTCTGTGCTGATCAACGGCTCCGGTTATGCCAGCGAAATCTTCTCCAATGTGGTGTCTGCGTTTGACATCCTTCAGAGAGGGAACTTGACAGTTTTGTCAAAGAAATGCCTAGTCGCTCCGTCCGCCCCAGACTTTAAAGGATACATACTCATAGGTTCAATGTATGGCCTGTGCTTCCTCATTGCGATATTTGGCGTCTACATACGGAGGCTGCAGCGCGTAATCTGTGCCTATTATTACCCATCCCGTGAGCAGGAGCGCATCTGTTTTCTTTACAACAACTTGATAACCAAACGCACAAACATTGAGGACTCCTTGATCAGGAGCGTGAGGATGAATGCAGAGGACGGGGGGCACTCTAGCTTCCTGCAGGTCCTGGCGGCAAAACTCCCCGGGTGCCGCTGGTTTGCCCAGCTGTTGGGCACCAATGAGCAGTACTGCATGGCATGTGCCAAGACAATCACTGGCAGCGAGGGGCAGGACTGCGTGGCCTGCATCACCCCAGGCTGTAAAGGGATGTACTGCAGGGGCTGCTTTGAGATCCTTAATAACATCTGCACAATTTGTATGGCTCCACTGGCATACTCTGAGGCTATCGAAGAGGAGGTCGACTCCAGTGACGAAGAACAGGTCCACCTCTGGATCGATGCCATGAAAACCATTAAGGctgaagagaaaggaaagaggaagaagctGAAAGAGGTTGTGAAGGATCGCCTCAAACAGGTTCTCCGTAGCCAGGGTAGCAGAGCAGCGTTAGGCGAGAAGCTCCTGGAGAAGTATAAGGAGGAGGTCCGTGGCAGGGAGGAAGATGAGAGCTCAGGAATCAGTGAGGTTGAATCCAGTGAGGACTCTGAAGATACAGATTTTGAATATCAGAACTCAACAGAGGACACTGACTCTTCAGATTCTGAGGACCACACGACCCCCCCATTCACAAAGTGGACAGAAGCACGAAGGAAGAGGGATCTGGTCACCCCCGCGCGGCAGAGGCCACCCAGGAGGAGAGGACGGCGGGCGGTGAAGAATGGAGGTGGAAACTAGAATGGAATTCAGAACTATACCCACCCCTTCTTCTACCTAAATTTCCTTTGTAATCCCTTCACCACCAAGTGAATCGGCTTGCATCCTGTTCCTGCTGGTTTAGACCACAGTTTTTTGCGCCTTTCACTCTTAAATAAATTTTGACTTTGGGTTTGGGAAAACAAATAGCAGGtttcttttaagacattttaaatgttctttttttattatttttttagaaaacgaaCAAAAAAGGATTAATACTTCAGGTCTACTGTACGTATtcctttcaatatttaatgtccCCAGATGTGAGTCGTTACTGCCAACTGAATGCCCAATCCATTCTTATGACAAGCAGATCCAACAGAAGCTAGCACTTTAGGTCAGTATTGCTGACAGTAGATCGTCTATACCTGCTGAATACAGAACTAGACTGATGCATCATTTTCAAAGCCATTCGCATCTGGGAGGTATTTAGTTTTGCTGGCTTTAATCGCCAAATTCACAGGtttcagcatctctttaaatgtaatacttatattttaatgctaccaaaaaatatataatgggaaaactaaaaagaaagttACCCGAATGGTCAATTCCCGCATTCAGATTCAATGGTCATGTTGTAGTATAAGCTGCATAGCATAGTCCCAGATGTTTATGAGTACTAATGTGTACTGCTTCTATTTAAATTGTAGTAGATATGAACATagggataaaaaaagaagatggggtGCAAGTCACATTTTACCACTCAGTAAATTAAGCCAAACACGCGTATAGATCattccccattattattattattattattattatcttttatttatatagcgccaatagtTTACGCAGGGCTTACTACAGTACatgaattcaagggatatgacaagacaagaattgacagagagagccctgctcgcaagcttacaatcttgagggaatggggtgacaaacataaggcacagagaaactgtgagaggtagtgtgatggttgtatcaatgacaaggaagttctagcagctaagatggtatgcttctctgaagaagtgggttttgagatgtttcttgaatgtcgggagggagggagggtgaatgctgaaggttccttgggagtagattccagagatatatggcagctcgagtgaaatcttgtagacgggaaaaggaagaggtgataagtgaggaggagtgccttagcccatgggaagaacgtagggatcgagtaagagagtatttgctaatgaggtcagaaatgtatggaggaaccgtattatggatggccttatatgtcagtaccaggattttaaatgtaattctaaaggcaattgggagccagtggagggtttcacagagtggggaagcagaagaggagcgacgtgcaaggaagataaggaagtccctcagaccagaggaggatgtctggagaaaaccagatcaagtgagtgtcctcagaccagaggaggatgtcGGGGAGAGGAGTTTAGAgctagcagagttgttagatatatctaaaggaatgttaaagtcacccagaataagGCAGGGGATATTagaagagaggaagaaagggagccaggcagtcaaagaactgtgaggtagggcctggagggcgatatatgacagcaatttgaagagagagtggagagaaaagatggaTTGTGTGAACTTCAAAGcaacagaatgagagggagggagggcttggtatatgctggaaggtgcagtcaggtgagagaaggatgcctacaccaccaccctttctgccatcaggcctaggagtgtggcatCCTGTTATCTATGAAATCAAAGAGTattttgtgtgggggggggaatcagagCTTTTGGCATACAAAGAAGAATGGATCCAGCCCCAAAATACCTTACCAacgattaatgcatattaaagtacataggaCCTACTtgaatattttggggttttgtttacgtgaaagaaaaggaataaaCACCTGCTGGAGACACTGCGGCTCCAGAGCTGTTCAATGGAACGCATCTCCAGCAAGGCAAAAAGCTGAGGGCAGGGAAACAGCGCAAACGAGTTCTGATTAATCGCTCTATGCTTTTgcataaaaaacaggaaaataataggTGACCCTCGGCTATCACAAACATCAAAAGACATATCGTGGCTAGAGTTTAACTTTAACCAATCTAGACCTTAGTTGGGTTTTCTCCACACTGTCCATCTCTCATTGTAATgtagtgtaaaataatttaaccaacAAACTTTAAACAGAGTTTAAACACAGGTTTACTTTGAAtctacttaaaatacattttgtacctTTCACTTTCCTAGATTTCCTTTCAAGTCCTAGATTTTGCAGTtccatacactaaaacatatgCCACGATGTTTAAAGATTACAGATTTAAGACATTAATATATGCTTCAAAAAACTTCAAGGGGCAGGGAAATGACTAGATAATGCTGCCTGTTCCACAGTGAGACATAGATCTCAGCTTCCCTGAAGTAAACTAAATCACTACAAAATGAcactaataaaacaatgtatctcATTAGTTTATGAAACTGTTAGTATATGGCCAACTGAGGAGAGTTCAAAGATTCCAATATACTGATATGAATTTTGAAACAGCTGCCTCAGCGAAAAAGCTGCAAGGGTAAATCAATGTCAGGTTTGAACAGTATCAATGTATCTATTACTTATACAGCTAAGCCATTCTCCTAGCCAGTT contains:
- the LOC128484005 gene encoding DC-STAMP domain-containing protein 2-like; this encodes MGTTLGPWEWMCTCCKTTCGLCRRACPCACSCNCPCSCKCPCKRKCPCDCPCDCPRDCDCPRDCPCDCSRDCLSNLCPEEVKVEEVSAEDYIDEDKKEVRAQLREDNAVKSSLRSCGAFTFGLILTAMYAAIVLFVKNYSLKYCIVSSVVICILLTLGMAFFMKMRVTVFLMLPQLFSIEGKTIVLLVAFSLALQGPAANTLENFRRSSESVSCGVELAMNQTKELLEKVKRPLVSALDILRNIGQRLKGVADRARKFFKTVTDGVKHIGRVLRNVWRFIANIGEVCNEELEVPYLKCRKIFDTARNQCFQVMPFLSFLCYIVDAFKPLCGLAKTATILCLLPKYLQKYVRKHVKNPIINMLRNIKDKFEFNVTVIHDFDINLNSSKSIKQVAVGIMSEVQSTLNPYLDVLSMFSYSMTFVCLFIYIMAARYQRKYLYEDNHDNIYITRSFIELDVMRAKQGRRTLLPLSAREAYNFILPGSLYLTKRERKGYSFDIINVFRNVLVVAFMMVMDFIIYWVLDMVYYLLQADVVARAPVTFSVLINGSGYASEIFSNVVSAFDILQRGNLTVLSKKCLVAPSAPDFKGYILIGSMYGLCFLIAIFGVYIRRLQRVICAYYYPSREQERICFLYNNLITKRTNIEDSLIRSVRMNAEDGGHSSFLQVLAAKLPGCRWFAQLLGTNEQYCMACAKTITGSEGQDCVACITPGCKGMYCRGCFEILNNICTICMAPLAYSEAIEEEVDSSDEEQVHLWIDAMKTIKAEEKGKRKKLKEVVKDRLKQVLRSQGSRAALGEKLLEKYKEEVRGREEDESSGISEVESSEDSEDTDFEYQNSTEDTDSSDSEDHTTPPFTKWTEARRKRDLVTPARQRPPRRRGRRAVKNGGGN